Proteins from a single region of Syngnathus typhle isolate RoL2023-S1 ecotype Sweden linkage group LG10, RoL_Styp_1.0, whole genome shotgun sequence:
- the smpdl3b gene encoding acid sphingomyelinase-like phosphodiesterase 3b, whose product MSAEKLLLCCLLFQGSFALSGNFWHITDLHWDASYDWNKEPAKVCDSSGSNPAEQAGPFGNHACDSPWTLINSSIYAMKDILPDPDFIVWTGDDTPHVPNENLGEDAVLRIIGNLTQILQKVFPETKVYSALGNHDYHPKSQLPSGYNNIYNQTAQMWERWLEPASQETFKRGGYYTERLLNRPGFRMLVLNTNLYYDRNMVTQNDADPANQFAWADGVLAKAAGDKEKVYIIGHVPPGMFEKKRRTPWYRPQFNKRYLELIQKHHAVIKGQFFGHHHTDAFRMFYDNKDSPISTVFVSPGVTPWKTTLPEVKNGANNPGIRIFEYNGTTLVVQDVVTYYLNLTRANKGQDRWEKEYRLTESFQVADASPASMHKVLESISKDHCSLQRYYRFNSVNFDLSECDKGCRADHVCAAREVDYQRYERCVATEAAAGSLGGAPLSVVGAAAGVVLLLFALQ is encoded by the exons ATGTCAGCAGAAAAGTTGCTGCTATGTTGCCTGCTTTTTCAAGGCTCCTTTGCACTGTCAG GGAATTTTTGGCACATCACTGATCTCCACTGGGATGCGTCCTACGACTGGAACAAGGAGCCCGCAAAAGTGTGTGACTCAAGCGGATCCAATCCAGCAGAGCAGGCAGGTCCGTTCGGCAACCACGCCTGCGACTCCCCCTGGACCCTCATCAACTCCTCCATTTACGCCATGAAGGATATTCTGCCCGACCCAGATTTCATTGTGTGGACAGG AGACGACACGCCGCACGTTCCCAACGAGAACCTGGGCGAGGACGCCGTTCTGCGCATCATCGGCAACCTCACCCAAATCCTCCAAAAGGTTTTTCCAG AAACCAAGGTGTACTCTGCCCTGGGTAACCATGACTACCaccccaagagccagcttcccAGTGGTTACAACAACATCTACAACCAAACAGCCCAAATGTGGGAGCGCTGGTTGGAGCCAGCGTCCCAGGAAACCTTCAAAAGAg GCGGCTACTACACAGAAAGACTTTTGAATCGGCCAGGTTTCAGGATGTTGGTGCTCAACACAAATCTCTACTACGACCGCAACATGGTCACCCAGAACGATGCCGATCCGGCCAACCAGTTCGCCTGGGCCGACGGCGTTCTCGCAAAGGCGGCCGGCGACAAAGAGAAG GTGTACATCATCGGCCACGTCCCTCcggggatgtttgagaagaaGAGGCGCACGCCTTGGTACAGGCCGCAGTTCAACAAGCGCTACCTGGAACTGATTCAGAAGCACCACGCAGTCATTAAGGGACAGTTCTTTGGCCACCACCACACCGACGCCTTCCGCATGTTCTACGACAACAAAG ACTCCCCCATCAGCACCGTGTTCGTCAGCCCGGGGGTGACGCCGTGGAAGACCACACTTCCCGAAGTCAAGAACGGTGCCAACAATCCTGGCATTCGCATCTTCGAATACAACGGCACAACGCTTGTGGTTCAA gaCGTGGTGACGTACTATCTGAACTTGACGCGCGCCAACAAGGGCCAGGACCGCTGGGAGAAGGAGTACCGGCTGACCGAGAGCTTCCAGGTGGCCGACGCCTCTCCGGCCTCCATGCACAAGGTCCTGGAGAGCATCTCCAAAGACCACTGCAGCCTGCAGCGGTACTACCGCTTCAACTCGGTCAACTTTGACCTGAGCGAGTGCGACAAGGGATGCCGCGCGGATCACGTGTGCGCCGCGCGCGAGGTCGACTACCAAAGGTACGAGCGCTGCGTGGCCACGGAGGCGGCGGCTGGCAGCCTCGGGGGAGCCCCGCTGAGCGTCGTGGGCGCGGCCGCCGGCGTCGTCCTGTTGCTTTTTGCTCTGCAGTAG
- the mecr gene encoding enoyl-[acyl-carrier-protein] reductase, mitochondrial: protein MWPQLGTGCYTNVLLCRRSLLAAAFDKRRRGAAQADKNIRHLSRCKALVYTNHGDPAHVVQLQNVDLRPLGPKDVLVKILAAPINPSDINMIQGTYAILPDLPAIGGNEGVAQVVEVGGQVTSLQKGDWVIPRDAGLGTWRTAAVLDEEDVISVPGDIPLMAAATLGVNPCTAFRMLADFEHLEPGDSVIQNAANSGVGQALIQIAAARGIKTINVLRDRPEFTQLSDRLKALGASHVIKEDALRRPEMKELFKMCPKPKLALNAVGGKSAIELLRHLRIGGSMVTYGGMSKQPVTVPVSALIFKDVKVCGFWVTQWKRQHSIGAFRSMLDELCSLVRQGKLSAPACAEVALGDYRQALDAAMQPFTSAKQILIT from the exons ATGTGGCCACAACTTGGCACCGGCTGTTATACAAACGTTTTACTTTGTAGAAGAAGCTTGTTGGCCGCCGCTTTTGACAAACGTCGCCGAGGAGCAGCTCAAGCTGATAAGAACATCCGCCACCTGAGCCGCTGCAAAGCTCTGGTGTACACAAACCACGGAGATCCTGCCCATGTCGTACA GTTGCAGAATGTAGACCTTCGCCCACTGGGTCCAAAAGATGTTCTGGTTAAAATCCTGGCCGCTCCCATCAACCCATCTGACATCAACATGATCCAAG ggacGTATGCCATTCTGCCCGACCTCCCAGCCATCGGTGGCAATGAGGGCGTGGCCCAGGTGGTGGAGGTGGGCGGCCAGGTCACGTCTCTGCAAAAAGGAGACTGGGTCATCCCAAGAGATGCCGGATTGG GCACGTGGAGGACGGCGGCTGTGTTGGACGAAGAAGACGTGATCTCGGTGCCTGGAGACATCCCCCTGATGGCGGCCGCCACACTCGGGGTGAACCCCTGCACTGCTTTCAGGATGCTGGCTGATTTTGAGCACCTGGAGCCAG GTGATTCGGTGATCCAGAATGCAGCCAACAGTGGCGTGGGACAGGCGCTCATTCAGATTGCAGCGGCGAGGGGGATAAAAACCATCAACGTCCTCCGAGACAG gccagagttcacccagctcAGTGATAGGCTGAAAGCGCTGGGAGCGAGTCACGTGATCAAGGAGGACGCACTGAGACGGCCCGAGATGAAGGAACTCTTCAAG ATGTGTCCAAAGCCCAAACTGGCTTTGAATGCGGTTGGAGGGAAGAGTGCCATCGAACTGCTTCGTCATCTCCG GATTGGAGGGTCCATGGTGACCTACGGAGGGATGTCCAAACAGCCCGTGACTGTCCCTGTG AGTGCTCTTATTTTCAAGGACGTGAAAGTGTGCGGCTTCTGGGTGACGCAGTGGAAGAGACAACACTCAATTG GAGCGTTCAGAAGCATGCTGGACGAGCTGTGCTCCCTGGTCCGCCAGGGAAAGCTGAGCGCTCCCGCCTGTGCCGAGGTGGCCCTGGGTGACTACCGCCAAGCTCTGGACGCCGCCATGCAGCCTTTCACCTCGGCCAAGCAGATCCTGATCACGTGA